From the genome of Methylocystis heyeri:
GGATTGCTCCGCCGCGGAGTCCGGCTTGTTGAGATCCAACGCCTCTTCGATCGCCGATAAAGCCGCGGCGGCCGCATCCTGGATCTTGCCCGATATCGCCATTGCACCTTACTCCGAGCGCGAGTCCAAAAGAGCCCGCTCACTCTATCTCACTCGCGCGACGTCAAAAATTAACCAAATCTTACAGCCCTTCATACACAATTGAAACCAGCGCCCTCTTTCGAAACATAAACGTCGTTAACGAGGCCTTCGCACTCGGTCGTCGGGCTGCGTGAAGTAGCTAAAGAATCAGGCGCAAAGAATGTCGCCGGACTCCTGTAGTAGAGTTTGGTTAATCCGCCGTTCGCGACGCCCGCTTTTGGTTCGGCGCCGAAAGCCGTCCGGCAGGCGTCCATGCGACGCATTGGAGATCGCCATGGGAAAATTCTTCGCCGCTGAGCAGATAGAAGTCCAGGCCGTCGAGAGGGCGGGAAAGGAGCGCACGGGCAGCCCCGTGATCGATCTCGTCCATCTCTCGCGGCAAACCCTCGGGGACAGCGAGCTCGAGAACGAACTCCTGATATTGTTCGACCGGCAGGCCCTGCAATTCGCCGCAAGGCTCGCTTTGCCCGCCGCTCCGGGCGAGAGCGGGCAGCGCGGCGATCTGGCGCATACGCTCAAGGGATCGGCGAGGGCGATCGGGGCATTCGAGCTCGGCGAAGCTGCGGACGCCTATGAGATCGCAGTGCGGGCCGGCGCTCCGGAGACGGAGTTCGCCCTGAAGCGTCTCCAGGCCGCGATCGACAGGGCCCATAAGGAAATCGCGCGGCTGTTGTGAGCGCGTCTCGAGCCGGCGAGCGAAAAATTCCAGCCGGAGCCGCGGGCTCCGGCCGCAGAGCCTAAAACGGACTGACGGGGAAATATTTCAGGTAGAGCTCGGCGTAGGCGCCTCGTTCGGCCAGGCGGGCCAGCGCGTAATCCAGGGCGAGGCGCAGGGATTTGGCTCCCTTCTTGACGGCGATCCCTGCTCCCTCCCCGAAAAAGCGGGCGTCGACATAAGGGCCGCCCTTGAAGGCGCAGCATCCCGCGGCTTCGGCGCCGTTCAACCAATAGGACAAGGATATGGCGTCGCCGAAAAGCGCGTTGACGCGCCCGGACTTGAGGGCCGCGCGGGCCAGATCCTCGTTCTCGAAGGGCGACAGTTTCGCCTTGGGAAAGAAGGCATTCAGATAGGCTTCGTGCTTCGAGCCCGCGACGACCGCGATCAGCCGATCCTGCAGGGCCTCCGGCGAGGCGGTCGTCAAAGTGGTGTCGACGCGCATGGCGAACCGCCCCGGCGTGACATAATAGGGCGCAGTGAAATCGGCGACGGCGCTATGTTCCGGCGTGATCGCCAGCGAGGCGATCGCCGCGTCGGCGCCGCCGTCTTCGAGCGACGGCAACAGCAGGTCCCAGCGCCGGCGCTGGATGGTGCAGCCGAGGTCGAGTTCCTCGCAGATCGCCTTGGCGAGTTCGACGTTGAAGCCCGTCAGCCGCCCGTCGGGCAGAGCGAAATTGAACGGCGGATAATCGTCTTCGGTCACGAAGCGCAACTGCCTGAGGCCGTGCAGGTCGGGCTTCTGCGCAATGTGGGCGGGGTCCCAGAAATCCGGGGCGGCGGTTGTTTCCGCGGCCGCGGGACCCGCCGCCTGGGCCGGCGCGCCGGCCATCAGCAGAAACGCCGCCGCGCAAATGCGCGGGAGGCGATACCAGGCGTTCGCAACGGTGGCTGTCACTTGTCGGCTTCCTTGCGCGGCTCCGCCCTTCGTTCGAACCTGCCGGGTCCAACCTCGAGGCGCATCCGGCTCAAACGGAATCGAACGCGCTCCAAATCTCATTGATGGAGCATGTTCTTTTCCAAAAACCGCTCCGCATGTTTTTAGAACGGAATGTCGTCGTCGAGCTGGTCGGACAAGCGCCCGCCGCCGGCCGGGGGCTGCCGGCGTTCGGAGCCGGATCTTTCCATCGGCGAAGACCGCCCGAAGCTGCCGCCGCTCTCTCTTCCGCCGAAGCTCTGGGAGTCATAGTCTCCGTCGCGCCCGCCCTTGCTGTCGAGCAGGGTCAGTTCTCCGCGGAAGCGCTGCAGCACGATGTCCGTGACCTTGCGCTGATTGCCGTCCTTGTCGGTGTATTCGCGCGTCGCCAGCTGCCCTTCGAGATATATCTTCGATCCCTTGCGGCAATATTGCTCGGCGATGCGGCCGAGGTTCTCGTTGAATATCGAGATATTGTGCCACTCGGTGCGGTCTTTTCTCTCGCCGGTGTTCTTGTCCCGCCAGGATTCGGTCGTGGCCAGGGAAAAGGAAACCACGCGATCGCCCGAGGGGAGCGTGCGCACCTCGGGATCGCGGCCCAGATTGCCGACCAGGATTACCTTGTTGACGCTGCCCGCCATAACTATTCTCCACTACGCTTTCGTCGGCACACTAGCCCAAGGCGCGCGCGCGCGCGGTCTGGCGCGAGGGTTGTCCACAGATGGTTTGCATATAGCTGTCGTTCTGTTTATGTTCTAGCGCTCCCGCCGCTTCGATGCAAGCCGCTCCGGCGCCGGAAGCTCAACTCGTTTGTGATCCCTGCGCCTTCCTGTGGATTAGCGCTTCGGCTCGTGGCATGGAAAAAGCTGGAACGCATTTCGCACAGGCCGAGCGCTTTTGCGGCAAGAATGCGCTCCGCACCGTCAAAACGCGCGATCCCCCCATAAAGGTTCGACCCTTCCCATGGCGAACACCGCTGCAAAAAAGACCGGCCTCGAGACCTCTCCGCCTGCGGCGAAGACAGCGCCGGGCGAGTCGAGGACCATCTCCATCCGCGGCGCGCGCGAGCATAACCTCAAAAACGTCGATCTCGTGATTCCGCGCGACGAGCTCGTGGTGTTCACGGGGCTTTCGGGTTCGGGCAAATCTTCCCTCGCCTTCGACACCATCTATGCCGAAGGACAGCGGCGCTATGTCGAGTCGCTCTCCGCCTATGCGCGGCAGTTTCTCGAGATGATGCAGAAGCCGGACGTCGACCAGATCGACGGGCTCTCCCCGGCCATATCGATAGAGCAGAAAACCACCTCGAAAAACCCGCGCTCGACCGTGGGAACGGTGACGGAAATCCACGATTACATGCGTCTCCTGTGGGCGCGCGTCGGAACGCCTTTTTCTCCCGCCACCGGCCTGCCGATCGAGAGTCAGACCGTCTCCCAGATGGTCGACCGGGTGCTCGCCTTGCCGCAGGGGACGCGGCTCTACCTGCTGGCGCCGGTCGTGCGCGGACGCAAAGGCGAATACAAAAAGGAAATCGCCGAATATACGAGGCGCGGGTTCCAGCGGCTCAAGGTCGACGGCGTCTATTACGAGATCGTGGATGTTCCGGCGCTCGACAAAAAGCTCAAGCACGACATCGACGTCGTGGTCGACCGCATCGTCGTGCGCCCCGATCTCGCCTCGCGCCTCGCGGATAGTTTCGAGACCGCCCTGGAGCTGTCCCAGGGGCTGGCGGTGGCCGAATTCGCCGACGGCTCCGCGGCGACCGCCGCTGCGGATGTTCCGGTGACGGCGGCCAGCCTGCGCGTCGCCTCGCATTACGCGCCTGCGCATATCATGTTTTCTTCGAAATTCGCCTGCCCGACATCCGGTTTCACGATACCCGAAATCGAGCCGCGGCTGTTCTCGTTCAACAATCCTTTCGGCGCCTGCCCCAAATGCGGGGGGATCGGGCACGAACAGAAGATCGATCCCGACCTCGTCGTGCCCGACCCTGGGCTGACCCTGCGCAAGGGAGCGATCGCGCCCTGGGCGAAATCATCTTCGCCCTATTACATGCAAACTCTCGAAGCTTTGGGGCGCCACTACAAATTCCGCCTGGAGACGGCGTTCGAGGCGCTGCCGGCGGCGGCCCAGCGCGTGATCCTGCTCGGATCGGGCAATGAGGAAATCCGCTTCTCCTACGAAGACGGTTTTCGCAACTATGACGTCAAGAAGCCGTTCGAGGGCGTCATTCCCAATCTGGAGCGCCGTTATCTGGAGACGGACAGCGACGCCTCGCGCGAGGACATCGCCCGCTTCATGTCGGCGACGCCCTGCCGGGCCTGCAACGGTTTTCGTTTGAAGCCCGAGGCTCTGGCGGTGAAAATCGCCCACAAGCACATCGGCGAGGTGTCGGAGCTTTCGGTGCGCGCCGCGCTGGAGTGGTTTTCCGCGCTGCCCGCGGCCCTCACCAAGAAACAGAACGAGATCGCCTATCGCATATTGAAGGAAATCCGGGACCGTCTGGTTTTCCTGGTCGACGTCGGGCTTGATTATCTCACTCTGTCCCGCAATTCAGGCTCTCTGTCCGGCGGGGAAAGCCAGCGCATCCGGCTCGCGTCGCAGATCGGCTCGGGGCTGACCGGCGTGCTCTATGTGCTCGACGAACCCTCGATCGGCCTGCACCAGCGCGACAACGACCGGTTGCTCGACACATTGCGCAGGCTTCGCGATCTCGGCAACAGCGTCATCGTCGTGGAGCACGACGAAGACGCCATATTGGCCGCCGATCATGTCGTCGACGTCGGGCCGGGCGCCGGCATTCACGGCGGCAGGATCATCGCCCAGGGAACGCCGGCCGAGATCATGGCGGACCCCAACTCGCTCACCGGGCAGTATCTGACCGGCGCGCGTCAGGTCAGGCTGGCGCACAAGCTGCGCAAGCCCGAACCGGGCAGATGGCTGAATCTGTTCGGCGCCCGCGGCAACAACCTCAAGAATGTCGACGCCCATATCCCGCTCGGCCTGTTCACCTGCATCACCGGAGTTTCGGGCGGAGGCAAATCGACGCTCATCATCGAAACCCTGTACAAGGCCGTCGCCAAGAAACTGAACGGCGCTCACGAGCAGCCGGCGCCCTTCGAGCGCATCGAGGGCCTCGAACAGATCGACAAGATCATCGACATCGATCAATCCCCGATCGGGCGCACGCCGCGCTCCAATCCGGCGACCTACACCGGCGCCTTCACGCCGATACGCGAATGGTTCGCCGGCCTGCCGGAGGCCAAGGCGCGCGGCTATGCGCCGGGGCGTTTCTCCTTCAACATCAAAGGCGGGCGTTGCGAGGCCTGCCAGGGCGACGGCGTCATCAAGATAGAGATGCACTTCCTGCCGGACGTTTACGTGACCTGCGACGTCTGCAAGGGCAAGCGTTACGATCGCGAGACGCTGGAAGTGAAATACCGGGAAAAATCCATCGCCGACGTGCTCGACATGACGGTGGAGGAAGCGGCGGAACTGTTCAAGGCTGCGCCGGCGATCCGCGACCGGCTGGAGACGTTGAAGCGCGTCGGACTGGAATATGTGAGGGTCGGCCAGCAGGCGACGACGCTCTCGGGCGGCGAGGCGCAACGGGTCAAGCTCGCCAAGGAGCTTGCGCGCCGATCCACCGGACGCACCCTCTATATTCTCGACGAGCCGACCACGGGATTGCATTTCCACGATGTGGCAAAGCTCCTCGAGGTGCTGCACGAGCTGGTCGCGCAGGGCAACAGCGTCGTCGTCATCGAGCACAATCTGGAAGTCATCAAGACCGCGGATTGGGTGATCGACCTCGGTCCGGAAGGCGGCGACGGCGGCGGCGAGATCGTCGCTGCGGGCCCCCCCGCGGAAATCGTGAAGGAAAAGCGCAGCCACACCGGGCGCTATCTCGGCGAGGCGATGGCGCGGAGGCCCGCGGCGGAGCAGGGAGGAAAAGCGGCCGTCAAGGGAGGTCGCAAGGGAAAATAGCGGGTTGGCGTCGCCGCTTCTAAAGCGCGTCGGCGCCGGAGCTTTTCACGCTCGCGGCGCCGACGAAGAAAATTCAAGCGCTTTGCGAATCCTTGCGCTCAATGCGCGTCTGCGGTTTCGTTGCTTGGAAGCACGTCGCGCAGGCGCTTGCCCTCGACCCAGGCGAAGCCCGCGTCAGGCTCGGCGCAATGGATGTTCTCAGCGGCGATGAGTTGGTCGCAGAGCATGACGCAAATGGCGTCGATCGGCGCGCTGCGGTCGTTTTCCTCGGTCATGCGGTCGATGGAGATTTCGCCCATTTCCTCGCCGTCGACGATATGGATGATGAAGACTTCCTCATGACCGGCGGCGCCATGCGCGTTCACGCGGAAGGTTTCGCCCTTGTAAAGAAATTCCCTGATCATTCCCGACCCCTCGTTTGTCGTTTTTTATGCCGCCTGAGGCGAGCCGGGCCGCGATACTATCGGGGGAGAGACACTGGTCAAGAAGCGTTTACGTCGCAGTTCCAAAGCGTTATATAGTCGAAATAGGAATGAGCGGAAGAACGGGTCGGCGCCAAGATATGCGGCGGCTCGTTTTGAATTCTGTGATCATGTTTTGGGCTTTATGGCGCCCTTAATTTAATCAGTTCGAGTTACAAGG
Proteins encoded in this window:
- a CDS encoding Hpt domain-containing protein, producing the protein MGKFFAAEQIEVQAVERAGKERTGSPVIDLVHLSRQTLGDSELENELLILFDRQALQFAARLALPAAPGESGQRGDLAHTLKGSARAIGAFELGEAADAYEIAVRAGAPETEFALKRLQAAIDRAHKEIARLL
- a CDS encoding transporter substrate-binding domain-containing protein, coding for MTATVANAWYRLPRICAAAFLLMAGAPAQAAGPAAAETTAAPDFWDPAHIAQKPDLHGLRQLRFVTEDDYPPFNFALPDGRLTGFNVELAKAICEELDLGCTIQRRRWDLLLPSLEDGGADAAIASLAITPEHSAVADFTAPYYVTPGRFAMRVDTTLTTASPEALQDRLIAVVAGSKHEAYLNAFFPKAKLSPFENEDLARAALKSGRVNALFGDAISLSYWLNGAEAAGCCAFKGGPYVDARFFGEGAGIAVKKGAKSLRLALDYALARLAERGAYAELYLKYFPVSPF
- the ssb gene encoding single-stranded DNA-binding protein, whose amino-acid sequence is MAGSVNKVILVGNLGRDPEVRTLPSGDRVVSFSLATTESWRDKNTGERKDRTEWHNISIFNENLGRIAEQYCRKGSKIYLEGQLATREYTDKDGNQRKVTDIVLQRFRGELTLLDSKGGRDGDYDSQSFGGRESGGSFGRSSPMERSGSERRQPPAGGGRLSDQLDDDIPF
- the uvrA gene encoding excinuclease ABC subunit UvrA, whose protein sequence is MANTAAKKTGLETSPPAAKTAPGESRTISIRGAREHNLKNVDLVIPRDELVVFTGLSGSGKSSLAFDTIYAEGQRRYVESLSAYARQFLEMMQKPDVDQIDGLSPAISIEQKTTSKNPRSTVGTVTEIHDYMRLLWARVGTPFSPATGLPIESQTVSQMVDRVLALPQGTRLYLLAPVVRGRKGEYKKEIAEYTRRGFQRLKVDGVYYEIVDVPALDKKLKHDIDVVVDRIVVRPDLASRLADSFETALELSQGLAVAEFADGSAATAAADVPVTAASLRVASHYAPAHIMFSSKFACPTSGFTIPEIEPRLFSFNNPFGACPKCGGIGHEQKIDPDLVVPDPGLTLRKGAIAPWAKSSSPYYMQTLEALGRHYKFRLETAFEALPAAAQRVILLGSGNEEIRFSYEDGFRNYDVKKPFEGVIPNLERRYLETDSDASREDIARFMSATPCRACNGFRLKPEALAVKIAHKHIGEVSELSVRAALEWFSALPAALTKKQNEIAYRILKEIRDRLVFLVDVGLDYLTLSRNSGSLSGGESQRIRLASQIGSGLTGVLYVLDEPSIGLHQRDNDRLLDTLRRLRDLGNSVIVVEHDEDAILAADHVVDVGPGAGIHGGRIIAQGTPAEIMADPNSLTGQYLTGARQVRLAHKLRKPEPGRWLNLFGARGNNLKNVDAHIPLGLFTCITGVSGGGKSTLIIETLYKAVAKKLNGAHEQPAPFERIEGLEQIDKIIDIDQSPIGRTPRSNPATYTGAFTPIREWFAGLPEAKARGYAPGRFSFNIKGGRCEACQGDGVIKIEMHFLPDVYVTCDVCKGKRYDRETLEVKYREKSIADVLDMTVEEAAELFKAAPAIRDRLETLKRVGLEYVRVGQQATTLSGGEAQRVKLAKELARRSTGRTLYILDEPTTGLHFHDVAKLLEVLHELVAQGNSVVVIEHNLEVIKTADWVIDLGPEGGDGGGEIVAAGPPAEIVKEKRSHTGRYLGEAMARRPAAEQGGKAAVKGGRKGK